One genomic segment of Osmia bicornis bicornis chromosome 16, iOsmBic2.1, whole genome shotgun sequence includes these proteins:
- the LOC114871502 gene encoding endoribonuclease Dcr-1 encodes MAFPLNDQIYTKSFTPREYQVELFYAARNKNIIVCLGKTYEQTFIVIKLIQEFAANNRRLLSEGGKRSLYILTDEEKCTIKSSYIQQLTDLKVLLCSTCSSSEFEETFETSHVLVLTSETCTELLAEKKILPHQINLVIVDECHKFINDKKLKFILQTFLSCSNVPRIIGLAVPLFNLTQEAGRLGLEIEKVEATFKCEVETASDILSILRYSPKAKEYVVEYSNGEKGELHSTIRNYILHAIEFLRDHRHDPTEIYNEEFYEDIQKIPDPTEKPFEMMQDFLHILETLGPWCADRAALALLILTEKLKIKTPYERHYLLLNMVASVFIKIRALCDNAFEALSEKERIYKYTTPKVHRLLQILKTYTPYYTKDNNNSHNKINGENSSQRLTVNNRENSIRDKFNQTKKANEENHKKPFKFQRHMRGATDPDLLCGVIFVDKGFVAKVLFYLLNEISAHDEDLEFLSPLYTIERNTDDVSYSKDLEIEHKKQEEVLKKFRIHECNLLISTSILEEGIDIPKCNFVMRYDFPKTYQSYVQCKSRARAIDALHVLLVPKETSKECIWQLAQYHYIEKTLLIKCSNNEPSEEEENEADMYAAMIPHYKPLSGDDAPKVTFNSAISLVNRYCAKLPSDTFTRLTPEWSIEPVIVDNMPMYICSLRLPINSPVKYAVSSYPMPNRAMARRMAALQLCIDLHRKNEIDDNLLPIGKENFKAKPEDAEVPALPDEIKIDFSEARPGTTKRRQYYYKKTANALTDCRPIVGVPSYLYHINMVLSCPLPEEQNTRGRRIYPPEESAIGFGIITLKEIPKLCPFPIYTRSGEVHVKLKLSKNIVVLNETQIEKIATFLNYTFTNVLRLQQYLMLFDPNASENSYMIVPVKLDTDSDVTVDWEFLECIYNNRTTVPTKVPEEERKDFKFDALKYHDAVIMPWYRNQDQPQYFYVAEICTNLNPKSSFPGHDYSTFEEYYFKKYGIQIQNLDQPLLDVDHTSARLNFLTPRYVNRKGVALPTSSEETKRAKRENLEQKQILVAELCAIHPFPASLWRQAVCLPCILYRINALLLANQIRCQVAQMINLGQENLASDFEWPALDFGWSLAEVLKKSKESEKAKMAKNETTQLNSANNTIDNKYQNESEKKINNLNKLDMEDLNEKEYEMENDNMTEKELEISNDEDELEIGTWSNDMAMNTIDCETNDLKSFPVTVLPNNFNWSDVRYGSPACESDYDGYVSDDIYSDGFVDSSDESEDENRGLRISYMGENVAEAVEDEKQISKQEINKKILDLLETEKNLDTLWSYTDEQEESLIAKHRQTHYEFTKIRECEIMENGSFISCDKEIVIKRKNSFNSQLEDNSSDHKYKVHVQSIVNLFTTEVLDNNNISQLIKQKSNNSKFTYHPSNNLFSFDFQPELENHPGPSPSLILQALTMSNANDGINLERLETIGDSFLKYAITTYLYCTYDNIHEGKLSHLRSKQVSNLNLYRLGRQKMLGESMIATKFEPHDNWLPPCYYVPKELEQALIESGIPSTLWNQADIPTLQAVNPNEITQLVRETEQKLGIMKDELVRNEAMLSNSLDNLRCFIPYNLITQHSIPDKSIADCVEALIGAYLIACGPRGALLFMAWLGIHVLPVEEVGIVQETEPEERIPGSTPYVKGTNEKGETTWAQIRYGKLEEPQNPLLRYIPDPEQELQMMLDGYEELEKNIGYKFNDISYLLQAFTHASYQPNKLTDCYQRLEFLGDAVLDYLITRHLYEDARQHSPGALTDLRSALVNNTIFASLAVRCGFHKYFRHLSPGLSVVINRFVRIQEENGHSISEEYYLIGEEKCEEAEDVEVPKALGDVFESLAGAIYLDSGMSLDAVWSVYYVIMKNEIEQFSTNVPKSPIRELLELEPETAKFGKPEKLADGRRVRVTVDVFGKGSFKGIGRNYRIAKCTAAKCALKKLKQMQNYPRDKV; translated from the exons ATGGCATTTCCACTGAACGATCAGATTTATACAAAATCTTTTACACCTAGAGAATATCAA GTAGAGCTATTCTATGCTGCTagaaataagaatatcattgtTTGCCTAGGAAAAACTTATgaacaaactttcattgttattaaattaattcaagAATTTGCTGCGAACAATAGAAG GTTACTAAGTGAAGGAGGAAAACGatcattatatatattaacagATGAAGAAAAATGTACAATAAAATCAAGTTACATACAACAGTTAACAGATTTAAAAGTATTACTATGCAGTACTTGTTCATCCAGTGAATTTGAAGAAACATTTGAAACTTCTCAT GTGTTAGTTTTAACATCAGAAACATGTACAGAATTATTAGCAGAAAAAAAGATCTTACCCCATCAGATAAATCTAGTCATAGTTGATGAGTGCCataaatttataaacgataagaaattaaaatttattttacaaacttTTCTATCTTGTTCCAATGTTCCTAGAATTATTGGATTAGCTGtaccattatttaatttaacacAAGAAGCTGGAAGACTAGGATTAGAAATAGAAAAGGTAGAAGCTACATTTAAATGTGAAGTCGAAACAGCTAGTGATATATTATCTATATTAAg gTATAGTCCTAAGGCTAAAGAATATGTAGTGGAATATTCCAATGGTGAAAAAGGAGAATTGCACAGTACTATTagaaattatatattacatgCCATTGAATTTTTACGCGACCATCGTCATGACCCAACAGAAATTTATAACGAAGAATTTTACGAGGATATTCAGAAAATACCTGATCCTACAGAAAAACCTTTTGAAATGATGCAAGACTTTTTGCACATATTAGAAACTCTTGGACCATGGTGCGCAGACCGTGCCGCGCTTGCTCTTTTAATCTTAAccgaaaaattgaaaataaaaaccCCATATGAAAggcattatttattattaaacatgGTTGCGtcagtttttattaaaataagagCACTGTGCGATAACGCATTCGAAGCTTTATCTGAAAAAGAGAGGATATATAAATACACTACACCGAAAGTTCATAGATTActacaaattttgaaaacgtATACACCGTATTACACCAAGGATAACAATAATTctcataataaaataaatggcGAAAATAGTTCTCAGAGATTAACTGTAAATAATAGAGAAAATTCTATTAGGGATAAATTTAATCAAACTAAGAAAGCTAATGAAGAGAATCATAAGAAACCATTTAAATTTCAACGACATATGCGCGGAGCTACAGATCCGGATTTACTTTGCGGAGTAATTTTTGTAGATAAAGGATTTGTAGCAAAAgttctgttttatttattgaacGAAATATCTGCGCACGATGAagatttagaatttttatcgCCTCTTTACACGATTGAAAGAAATACTGATGATGTTAGTTATTCAAAAGATTTAGAAATAGAGCATAAAAAGCAGGAAGaagttttgaaaaaatttagaaTACACGAATGTAATTTATTGATTTCAACTTCAATTTTAGAAGAAG gtATAGATATTCCGAAATGTAACTTTGTAATGAGATACGATTTTCCAAAAACTTACCAATCCTATGTACAGTGTAAAAGTCGAGCTAGAGCAATAGATGCCTTACACGTATTATTAGTACCAAAAGAAACGTCAAAGGAGTGCATATGGCAATTAgcacaatatcattatataGAAAAG ActttgttaataaaatgttCTAATAACGAACCatctgaagaagaagaaaatgaagcaGACATGTACGCTGCTATGATACCACACTATAAACCACTCAGTGGAGATGATGCACCTAAAGTAACGTTTAATTCTGCTATATCATTGGTAAACag GTACTGTGCTAAATTACCTAGCGATACTTTTACAAGATTAACTCCAGAGTGGTCTATCGAACCGGTGATTGTAGACAATATGCCTATGTACATTTGTTCTTTGCGTTTACCTATAAATTCTCCAGTAAAGTATGCAGTATCG tcaTATCCTATGCCTAATAGAGCTATGGCAAGACGTATGGCTGCTTTGCAGTTATGCATTGATTTACacagaaaaaatgaaatagatgaTAATTTATTACCTATTGGAAAGGAAAATTTCAAAGCTAAACCAGAAGATGCCGAAGTACCTGCTTTaccagatgaaattaaaatagacTTCTCTGAAGCTCGACCTGGAACAACTAAACGTAgacaatattattataaaaag aCAGCAAACGCATTAACAGACTGTAGACCAATAGTTGGAGTTCCTTCTTATCTGTATCATATTAACATGGTTCTAAGTTGTCCCTTACCTGAAGAGCAGAATACTAGAGGTCGACGAATATATCCTCCTGAAGAATCAGCTATTGGTTTTGGAATAATAACACTGAAAGAAATCCCTAAA ttatGCCCATTTCCAATTTATACTAGATCTGGAGAAGTTCATGTAAAATTGAAACTCAGTAAAAACATTGTTGTTTTGAATGAAACACAAATAGAGAAAATTGCCACTTTCCTTAATTATACTTTTACAAATGTACTACGATTACAGCAATATTTAATGCTATTCGATCCTAATGCTTCTGAAAACTCATATATGATTGTACCTGTAAAATTAG ACACGGATTCTGATGTCACTGTGGACTGGGAGTTTTTagaatgtatatataataatcgAACTACAGTGCCAACTAAGGTTCccgaagaggaaagaaaagattttaAATTTGATGCATTAAAGTATCATGATGCAGTAATTATGCCTTGGTATAGGAATCAGGACCAACCTCAg tatttttatGTTGCTGaaatttgtacaaatttaAATCCCAAGTCTTCTTTTCCTGGCCACGATTATAGTACTTTTGAAGAGTactattttaagaaatatggaatacaaatacaaaatttGGATCAACCTTTGTTAGATGTAGATCATACATCAGCTAGATTAAACTTTTTAACACCGAg ATATGTTAATCGGAAAGGCGTTGCTTTGCCTACAAGTAGcgaagaaacgaaacgagCAAAACGAGAAAATTTAGAACAAAAGCAAATTCTTGTTGCTGAATTATGTGCTATTCATCCTTTTCCAGCATCATTGTGGAGACAAGCAGTTTGTCTACCTTGTATTTTATATAGAATTAATGCCTTGTTACTTGCTAATCAAATACGATGTCAAGTTGCACAAATGATAAATTTAGGACAAGAAAATTTAGCTTCCG ATTTTGAATGGCCAGCATTAGATTTTGGATGGAGTTTAGCtgaagttttaaaaaaatccAAAGAATCTGAAAAAGCAAAAATGGCTAAAAATGAAACTACTCAACTGAATTCAGCAAACAACACAATAGACAACAAATATCAAAATGAATCTgagaaaaagataaataatttaaacaagCTTGACATGGaagatttaaatgaaaaagaatacgAAATGGAAAATGATAATATGACAGAAAAAGAGCTAGAAATATCAAATGACGAAGACGAATTAGAAATTGGCACTTGGTCGAATGACATGGCGATGAATACTATTGATTGCGAAACAAATGACTTAAAGTCATTTCCTGTAACTGTTTTACCAAATAATTTTAACTGGAGCGATGTTCGATACGGTTCCCCTGCGTGTGAATCAGATTATGATGGATATGTATCGGATGATATCTATAGTGATGGATTTGTAGATAGTTCAGATGAGAGTGAAGATGAAAACAGAGGCTTACGCATTTCTTATATGGGAGAAAATGTTGCAGAGGCTGTAGAGGACGAGAAACAGATATCTAaacaagaaattaataaaaagatttTGGATTTATTAGAGACTGAAAAGAATTTAGATACTTTATGGTCATATACAGACGAGCAGGAAGAATCTTTAATAGCAAAACACAGACAAACTCACTATGAATTTACTAAAATAAGGGAATGTGAAATAATGGAAAATGGATCTTTCATATCCTGTGATAAAGAGattgtaattaaaagaaagaattcATTTAATTCACAGCTTGAAGACAATTCGTCAGATCATAAATACAAAGTTCATGTACAAAGTATTGTTAACCTGTTCACCACAGAAGTATTAGATAATAACAACATCTCGCAACTAATAAAACAGAAATCAAATAATTCCAAATTCACATATCACCCGAGTAATAACCTCTTTAGTTTTGATTTTCAACCAGAATTAGAAAATCATCCAGGACCAAGTCCCAGTTTAATCTTGCAAGCTTTAACGATGTCCAATGCAAATGACGGCATTAATTTAGAACGATTAGAAACTATTGgagattcttttttaaaatatgcTATAACTACTTATTTGTATTGTACTTATGATAATATACACGAAGGGAAACTGAGTCATTTAAGATCCAAACag gtGAGCAATTTGAATTTATACAGACTAGGAAGACAAAAAATGTTAGGCGAGAGTATGATAGCAACAAAATTTGAACCCCATGATAACTGGTTACCACCTTGTTACTATGTTCCAAAGGAACTTGAACAAGCACTAATTGAATCTGGTATACCTTCTACCTTATGGAACCAAGCCGACATTCCAACTTTGCAAGCTGTAAATCCAAACGAAATCACTCAGCTTGTTAGAGAAACAGAACAAAAATTGGGTATCATGAAAGATGAACTTGTTCGGAATGAAGCTATGCTTTCAAACAGTCTAGATAACTTGCGTTGTTTCATACCATACAATTTGATTACTCAACATAGCATTCCTGATAAAAGTATCGCAGATTGTGTGGAGGCATTAATTGGAGCCTACTTGATTGCCTGTGGTCCTAGAGGTGCATTATTGTTTATGGCTTGGTTAGGGATTCATGTATTACCTGTGGAGGAAGTTGGCATTGTACAAGAAACTGAACCAGAAGAAAGAATTCCTGGTAGTACGCCATATGTAAAAGGAACGAATGAGAAGGGTGAAACAACGTGGGCAcag ATTCGTTACGGAAAATTGGAAGAACCACAGAATCCCTTACTTCGATACATCCCTGATCCAGAACAAGAGTTGCAAATGATGCTCGATGGATATgaagaattagaaaaaaatataggATATAAATTTAACGATATTAGTTACTTGTTGCAAGCATTTACTCATGCATCATATCAACCTAATAAATTGACAGACTGTTATCAACGGTTAGAATTTCTTGGAGATGCAGTTTTAG attatttaataacaaggCATTTATATGAAGATGCTCGACAACATTCTCCAGGTGCTTTGACAGATCTACGATCAGCTTTAGTTAATAATACTATATTCGCTTCTCTAGCAGTTAGATGTGGATTTCACAAATATTTTCGACATCTATCTCCGGGCTTAAGCGTTGTTATAAATCGTTTTGTTAGAATTCAGGAAGAAAACGGACATTCCATTAGTGAGGAG TATTATTTAATTGGAGAAGAAAAATGCGAAGAGGCAGAAGATGTAGAAGTACCAAAGGCATTGGGTGATGTTTTTGAATCACTAGCTGGTGCAATTTATTTAGACAGTGGAATGTCTTTGGATGCGGTATGGAGTGTATATTATGTCAtcatgaaaaatgaaattg AACAATTCAGTACTAATGTTCCTAAATCTCCAATTCGTGAATTATTGGAATTAGAGCCCGAAACGGCTAAATTTGGCAAGCCAGAAAAATTGGCCGACGGACGTAGGGTTAGAGTTACAGTAGACGTTTTTGGCAAAGGATCATTCAAAGGAATCGGAAGGAATTACAGAATTGCAAAATGTACTGCAGCGAAATGTGctctgaagaaattaaaacaaatgCAAAATTATCCGAGAGATAAAGTATGA
- the LOC114871485 gene encoding uncharacterized protein LOC114871485: MQLQIRGEHTTVVDSHENETIGELKERIVKLNAAANTGFNLYCSGFLLQNDAVIGELTSNVLELTVSLPGGKVHGSLARAGKVKAQTPKVEKQEKSKKKTGRAKRRIQYNRRFVNVVQTFGRRRGPNANSNS, encoded by the exons ATGCAGCTGCAAATCAGAGGAGAACACACGACTGTTGTCGACTCGCACGAGAATGAAACTATTGGAGAATTAAAG GAAAGAATCGTGAAATTGAATGCTGCTGCAAATACAGGGTTCAACTTATACTGCTCTGGCTTTTTGTTGCAAAATGATGCAGTAATAGGAGAACTTACATCAAATGTATTGGAATTGACAGTTTCTCTTCCTGGTG GTAAGGTGCATGGATCTTTAGCTCGTGCTGGTAAAGTAAAGGCACAAACTCCAAAA GTGGAGAAGCAAGAAAAGAGCAAGAAGAAAACTGGCAGAGCCAAGAGGAGGATTCAGTATAACCGAAGATTCGTGAACGTCGTTCAGACCTTTGGTCGCCGTCGTGGACCAAATGCTAATTCTAATTCGTAA
- the LOC114876674 gene encoding uncharacterized protein LOC114876674 codes for MNKGCWKFDEEDKALYIDMEDEDTEEDKLTKVYSHWDQLPDILLEEIFSYLTMRERYYASLVCRSWYRAFHLQNVWATFTLEDCTLTRGKFNYYSGWQYVLDHLRTSTCLNKVGKNFRCLIFEPMLNFYNLYEFMNMISWYTERQGSDNTSVAGVGTYIRRLKFTFPCNMANRDDPDRIRLFGTGGKLLEALKRLMRNLRNLRCLELIDLMLDSKEALHLMDDICSNCTQTLSKLVLINTTRYYCPLLHVGVFINLNVLVVSPQNLHEDIIDLIGYTKLQHLHIVQNRYSPKDTTMRLPKRSSWVKMRVNNPYIKVHFEVESYKPTDILLPIDLLEHGGIPCHSIVLDNPNTEISASTILTHGTFFESTIRVYAFKGLTRYFLHRNFAQRLDEALVQFCRMCPNLHTLMIRDKISTATILEIVSTAKALRCLYVRRNVILKRCDKDWVRLMNWSPEHYHWIKENSRSYESTEKEVSKILKYRWHMLSEKEFKNQTVTLHL; via the exons atgaataaaggTTGTTGGAAATTCGATGAAGAAGATAAAG CATTGTATATAGACATGGAGGATGAAGATACAGAAGAGGATAAACTGACAAAAGTGTACAGCCATTGGGATCAATTACCCGATATACTTCTAGAGGAAATTTTTTCTTATCTAACTATGCGCGAACGTTACTATGCATCTCTGGTGTGCAGGTCATGGTATCGTGCCTTTCACTTGCAAAATGTGTGGGCTACGTTCACGTTAGAGGATTGCACTCTCACCAGGGGGAAATTTAACTATTATAGTGGATGGCAATATGTTCTGGATCACTTAAGAACGTCTACGTGTTTAAACAAAGTTGGAAAGAATTTTAGATGCTTGATTTTCGAGCCCatgttaaatttttataatctcTACGAATTTATGAATATGATATCTTGGTACACGGAAAGGCAAGGATCGGATAACACGTCGGTAGCAGGAGTCGGTACTTACATTCGACGGCTTAAATTCACGTTTCCATGTAACATGGCAAACAGGGACGATCCTGACCGTATTAGACTTTTCGGTACCGGGGGAAAATTGTTAGAGGCGTTGAAAAGGCTGATGCGAAATTTGCGTAATTTAAGATGTTTAGAATTAATAGATCTCATGTTAGACAGTAAAGAAGCTCTACATTTAATGGATGATATTTGTTCAAATTGTACTCAAACTCTATCAAAATTAGTATTAATTAATACTACAAGATATTATTGTCCCCTGTTGCATGTAGgagtatttattaatttaaac gTACTAGTCGTTAGCCCTCAGAATCTCCACGAAGATATAATAGATTTAATTGGTTATACTAAATTGCAACATCTTCACATTGTTCAAAATCGCTATAGTCCAAAGGATACAACTATGAGATTG CCTAAAAGATCTTCCTGGGTTAAGATGAGAGTAAATAATCCATACATTAAAGTACATTTCGAGGTGGAGAGTTACAAACCCACGGATATACTTTTGCCAATTGATTTATTGGAACACGGTGGTATTCCTTGTCACAGTATTGTTTTAGACAATCCAAATACCGAG ATTTCAGCCTCCACTATCCTTACCCATGGCACATTTTTTGAATCGACGATAAGGGTATACGCGTTTAAAGGTCTGACGAGATACTTTTTGCACAGAAATTTCGCGCAGAGATTGGACGAGGCCCTAGTGCAATTCTGCAGAATGTGCCCGAACCTTCACACACTG ATGATCCGTGATAAAATATCGACAGCCACGATTTTAGAAATCGTTTCCACCGCAAAGGCATTGCGTTGTTTGTACGTTCGACGAAACGTGATTTTAAAAAGGTGCGACAAAGATTGGGTAAGACTCATGAATTGGTCGCCGGAACATTATCACTGGATCAAAGAGAACAGTCGCAGTTATGAGAGCACTGAGAAGGAGgtatcaaaaatattaaagtacAGATGGCATATGTTATCTGAGaaggaatttaaaaatcaaacgGTGACGCTACACCtataa
- the LOC114876637 gene encoding interferon-related developmental regulator 1, which yields MPGKGRRRGKSGHGGKRAELTSDEDSVNDACSVTSSQSDNRSMLDDVNDNEVDEISQQEAFEEKLKEAIDGLTQKSAKGRTICFSGIEKIFAIKYVPDFVEDRKMTITDSIERGLKKGRSEEQSTAARLSTLLCVQLGAFESAETVCRDLKSILTFIASDPTASTQARAECCWALSMNQFLSGNDAADTIEIVQLLSNIFSGSYLKGNGALANITTEVAALHAAAISSWTLLLTVMAPADIYNLLTSNKTNSYMPSLNKLSELLESPHLDIRLSAGEALAVIFELGRDFSSDYEQDWALDLTEVLKELATDSNKYRAKKDRKQQRANFRDILRYIEEDTVPEMHVKFGQEVLYLEGWCTRIQYNACCRLLGPGINIHLAVNQLLREIFHLGNKVVPLPLNQKTSKLERTLMNAAAFKARTIQRNKNRDKRSAALAP from the exons ATGCCAGGCAAAGGaaggagaagaggaaaatcCG GTCATGGTGGAAAAAGAGCTGAATTAACATCAGACGAGGACTCTGTTAATGATGCATGCAGTGTAACCAGTAGCCAGTCTGATAATCGCAGCATGTTAGACGACGTGAACGACAACGAGGTAGATGAAATTTCCCAGCAAGAGGCCTTCGAAGAGAAATTGAAGGAAGCTATAGACGGTTTAACCCAGAAGAGCGCAAAAGGGAGAACCATTTGCTTCAGTGGAATTGAGAAGATCTTTGCCATTAAATACGTCCCGGATTTCGTGGAGGATAGAAAAATGACTATCACAGATTCTATAGAACGGGGATTGAAGAAGGGACGTAGCGAGGAACAGTCGACAGCAGCTAGATTGAGTACTTTGCTTTGCGTTCAACTGGGAGCCTTTGAAAGTGCCGAGACGGTATGCCGTGATTTGAAAAGTATCCTGACCTTCATTGCGAGCGACCCAACAGCCTCGACTCAAGCCCGTGCAGAG TGTTGCTGGGCTCTGAGCATGAATCAGTTTCTGTCAGGAAACGATGCAGCGGACACCATCGAAATCGTTCAgttattatcaaatattttctctGGTTCTTATTTAAAAGGAAATGGTGCTCTTGCAAATATTACAACGGAAGTGGCAGCATTACACGCGGCAGCTATATCATCCTGGACTCTTCTTTTAACAGTTATGGCACCAGCTGATATCTATAATTTACTTACaagtaataaaacaaatagtTACATGCC GTCCCTAAATAAATTGTCAGAATTATTAGAATCACCGCATTTGGATATAAGGTTGTCGGCTGGAGAAGCTTTGGCTGTTATATTCGAACTCGGCCGAGATTTTTCTTCAGATTATGAGCAAGACTGGGCATTGGACTTGACTGAGGTATTAAAAGAACTGGCTACAGATTCTAATAAGTACAGAGCAAAGAAAGATCGTAAGCAACAGAGAGCCAATTTCAGAGACATACTTCGTTACATAGAG GAGGATACTGTACCGGAGATGCACGTGAAATTCGGCCAAGAAGTTCTCTATTTGGAAGGATGGTGCACACGAATTCAATACAATGCATGCTGCAGACTACTGGGTCCTGGTATAAATATTCATCTGGCCGTGAATCAACTTCTCCGCGAAATTTTCCACCTTGGTAACAAAGTCGTGCCGTTACCATTAAATCAGAAAACAAGTAAATTGGAAAGA ACTTTAATGAATGCAGCCGCGTTTAAAGCCCGTACTATTCAACGTAATAAAAACAGAGATAAACGATCAGCAGCCTTGGCACCGtaa
- the LOC123988594 gene encoding 27 kDa hemolymph protein-like, translating into MTKYSTLTAVVFLFGFLGHSYSQENMPTAEEVLHKVSNIVDTNNLNISGNTDLNTQLNSSVIQAIDEVKNVFKQKCDKNGGPDAYDNAQNAKDRLEQCLKSFVNITELEHEMEINKPVGNLDMVFKKYCQKTPVLKKCISDFTTSIEPCLEPAERENKKIVQNITDSLLNFVCYKEGDRIALFISANGPECLQSKQQAIQNCINTTFGSYAPPLDFNNGSAPGLDNLPSLILGNKECNDISSLQDCVVKELEKCSDPTPANVVDSIFRFILKETPCRNIILDHSAASTSTVSLLVIMTIVCLLLSFA; encoded by the exons atgaccAAGTACTCAACACTCACGGCCGTGGTGTTCCTTTTTG GATTTCTTGGACACAGCTATTCGCAAGAAAATATGCCCACAGCTGAGGAGGTGTTACATAAAGTATCTAATATCGTAGATACAAATAATCTTAACATATCAGGAAATACAGATTTGAATACTCAGCTTAACTCATCTGTGATACAAGCTATCGACGAAGTGAAGAAtgtttttaaacaaaaatgtgATAAAAACGGAGGACCTGACGCATACGACAATGCCCAGAACGCTAAAGATCGCTTGGAGCAGTGCCTTAAATCGTTTGTTAATATTACAGAGTTAGAGCATGAAATGGAAATAAACAAGCCTGTTGGAAATTTGGACATGGTGTTCAAAAAATACTGCCAGAAAACGCCTGTTCTTAAAAAATGTATCAGCGACTTTACCACATCTATAGAGCCTTGTTTGGAACCAGCTgaacgagaaaataaaaagatcgTTCAAAATATTACCGATTCCCTCTTAAATTTTGTCTGCTACAAAGAAGGAGATCGTATTGCTC TTTTCATATCTGCTAATGGACCAGAATGTTTACAATCAAAGCAACAAGCAATTCAAAACTGTATTAATACAACATTTGGTAGTTACGCACCTCCCCTTGATTTTAACAACGGATCTGCGCCTGGATTGGACAATCTCCCATCCTTAATTCTGGGAAACAAAGAATGCAA CGATATCTCCAGCCTTCAGGACTGTGTGGTGAAAGAATTGGAAAAGTGTTCGGATCCAACACCTGCAAATGTTGTAGATTCTATATTCAGATTTATCTTAAAAGAAACTCCGTGCCGAAATATAATATTAGATCATAGTGCCGCTTCAACCTCTACAGTTAGTTTGCTGGTAATAATGACTATAGTATGTTTATTGTTAAGTTTCGcataa